A window of the Polaribacter sp. HaHaR_3_91 genome harbors these coding sequences:
- a CDS encoding DUF3810 domain-containing protein, protein MKIQKKHLIFTVLLPVQILLIQLAAKNAPFIEKYYSNGIYPPISSFFRIILGWIPFSVGDVLLAFGLFILIRFIVRLIKTRFKNLIQKLLHFTAILSVIYFCFYLFWGLNYYREPLAKNLQYQQTKYTTEQLKKVTTHVIKKLNEYHYKITKNDTLKVENPYSQKEMYTMAISGYDNLSKDFPQLEYQHKSVKSSLMSLLQTYNGTAGYLNPLTGEAQVNDKLPKTSYPTTTCHEMAHQIGFAAENEANFVGFLAANYNDDLHFKYASYRMALGYCISELRKRDQNLSQELWKTVHRGILKDFSASYTFWQQYKNPFEPIVKKGYNAYLKANKQDKGVQSYNYVVDLFISYFNEANPS, encoded by the coding sequence TTGAAGATTCAAAAAAAACATTTAATATTTACAGTTTTACTTCCAGTTCAGATTTTATTAATTCAATTGGCTGCAAAAAACGCTCCGTTTATAGAAAAATATTATTCAAACGGAATCTACCCTCCTATTTCATCATTTTTTAGAATTATTTTAGGTTGGATTCCTTTTTCTGTAGGTGATGTATTATTGGCTTTCGGACTCTTTATTTTAATTCGTTTTATAGTTAGGTTGATAAAAACGAGGTTTAAAAATTTAATTCAGAAACTACTTCATTTTACAGCGATTTTATCAGTAATTTATTTTTGTTTTTATCTTTTTTGGGGCTTGAATTATTACAGAGAACCTTTGGCTAAAAACTTACAGTATCAACAAACAAAATATACCACAGAGCAACTTAAAAAAGTAACAACACATGTAATTAAAAAACTAAATGAATATCATTATAAAATTACAAAAAATGATACTTTAAAGGTAGAAAATCCTTATTCTCAAAAAGAGATGTATACAATGGCAATTTCTGGTTATGATAATTTATCTAAAGATTTTCCACAGTTAGAATATCAACATAAATCTGTAAAAAGTTCTTTAATGAGTTTGTTGCAAACTTATAATGGAACCGCTGGATATCTGAATCCATTAACAGGTGAAGCTCAGGTAAACGACAAACTTCCAAAAACAAGTTATCCAACTACAACATGTCATGAAATGGCACATCAAATTGGTTTTGCTGCAGAAAACGAAGCTAATTTTGTTGGTTTTTTAGCAGCTAATTATAATGACGATCTTCATTTTAAATACGCGAGTTATAGAATGGCTTTGGGCTATTGTATTTCTGAATTAAGAAAACGTGACCAAAATTTATCCCAAGAACTTTGGAAAACTGTTCATAGAGGAATTCTAAAAGATTTTAGTGCGAGTTATACATTTTGGCAGCAATACAAAAACCCATTTGAGCCAATTGTTAAAAAAGGTTACAATGCCTATTTAAAAGCCAATAAACAAGATAAAGGTGTGCAATCTTATAATTATGTGGTAGATTTATTTATTTCTTATTTTAATGAAGCAAATCCTTCTTAA
- the dnaB gene encoding replicative DNA helicase — translation MEKTTPVTGKKIDKSRLVQLEKGKIPPQAVELEEAVLGAMMIDKKGIDDVIDILSADAFYDQKHQDIYATIYELFQNSEPIDLLTVSNLLKKNGKLEFVGGDFFLIRLTQKVASSAHIEFHARIILQKFIQRRLISISSEIIENAYDESTDVFDLLDDAEAKLFEVTQGNLKKSSEDAGSLVKQALAKIQEIGNQEGMSGLATGFTKLDALTSGWQPSDLVIIAARPGMGKTAFVISMAKNMAIDFGHGVAVFSLEMSSVQLITRMISSETGLTSEKLRKGNLEPHEWEQLNVKVKRLSDAPIFIDDTPSLSVFDLRAKARRLVSQHGVRIIVIDYLQLMTAGGKSNGNREQEISMISRNLKALAKELEVPVIALSQLSRAVETRGGSKRPLLSDLRESGAIEQDADIVSFIFRPEYYGMTEWDDDDHSPCEGQGEFIVAKHRNGGLENIRLKFTGHLAKFSDLEEGFSSEFQSSMNADFPEDPFAGQGGVDPKDAFGGADDVPF, via the coding sequence ATGGAAAAAACGACTCCTGTTACGGGTAAAAAGATAGATAAATCAAGGTTAGTACAACTTGAGAAAGGGAAGATTCCGCCGCAGGCAGTGGAATTAGAAGAAGCTGTGTTGGGTGCAATGATGATTGATAAAAAAGGTATTGACGATGTTATAGACATCTTAAGTGCCGATGCTTTTTACGATCAGAAGCACCAAGATATTTACGCAACTATTTACGAATTATTTCAAAATTCTGAACCAATTGACCTTTTAACTGTATCTAACTTGTTAAAAAAGAATGGAAAATTAGAATTTGTTGGTGGAGATTTCTTTTTAATTCGTTTAACTCAAAAAGTGGCATCTTCTGCACACATAGAGTTCCATGCTAGAATTATTTTACAAAAATTTATTCAGCGTAGATTAATTTCAATTTCTAGTGAAATTATAGAAAATGCGTATGATGAAAGTACCGATGTATTTGACTTATTAGATGATGCAGAGGCAAAACTGTTTGAAGTTACCCAAGGAAATTTAAAAAAGAGTTCTGAAGATGCAGGATCTTTAGTAAAACAAGCCTTAGCTAAGATTCAAGAAATTGGTAATCAAGAAGGAATGTCTGGTTTGGCAACTGGTTTTACCAAATTAGATGCATTAACTTCTGGTTGGCAACCATCCGATTTAGTTATTATAGCTGCACGTCCTGGTATGGGGAAGACAGCATTTGTAATTTCGATGGCGAAAAACATGGCGATTGATTTTGGTCATGGTGTTGCTGTGTTCTCATTAGAGATGTCTTCTGTGCAGTTAATTACACGTATGATTTCTTCGGAAACAGGCTTAACATCAGAAAAATTAAGAAAAGGAAACTTAGAACCACACGAATGGGAACAGTTAAACGTAAAAGTAAAACGTTTGTCTGATGCGCCTATTTTTATTGATGATACACCGTCTCTTTCTGTATTTGATTTACGAGCAAAAGCACGAAGATTGGTGTCGCAACACGGAGTTAGAATTATTGTAATTGATTATTTACAATTAATGACTGCTGGTGGAAAATCTAATGGAAATCGTGAACAAGAAATCTCTATGATTTCTAGAAACTTAAAAGCTTTAGCAAAAGAATTAGAAGTGCCAGTAATTGCACTTTCTCAGTTATCTCGTGCGGTAGAAACTCGTGGAGGATCTAAAAGACCTTTACTTTCTGATTTACGTGAATCTGGAGCAATTGAGCAAGATGCCGATATTGTATCGTTTATTTTCCGTCCGGAATACTACGGAATGACAGAATGGGATGATGATGATCATTCACCATGTGAAGGACAAGGAGAATTTATTGTAGCAAAACACAGAAATGGTGGTTTAGAAAATATCCGATTAAAATTTACGGGGCATTTGGCAAAATTCTCAGATTTAGAAGAAGGATTTAGTAGTGAATTCCAATCATCTATGAATGCAGATTTCCCTGAAGATCCTTTTGCAGGACAAGGTGGAGTAGATCCAAAAGATGCTTTTGGAGGTGCTGATGATGTTCCTTTTTAA
- a CDS encoding asparagine synthetase B, with product MKKLLTILTFLLISNSIWASFIYIPMSHDNQVNHLKSYGIVYFSLEAGLKSKWLLNYDGGAFLIENNKIAENECKIRGVSYQIISDAKAQLILQEISSPSSNQDAIILEKAPKIVVYSPEDKMPWDDAVTMVLTYAEIPFDVIYDKEVLEDKLLLYEWLHLHHEDFTGQYGKFYGSFRTAPWYLEAKKNSEKKALELGFSKVSEEKLAVAKKIRDYVIGGGFMFAMCSATDSFDIALSAEGVDIAEAMFDGDASDLNYQSKINYNKTFAFKDFQLVKNPRTYEFSNIDTTDKRIIPKTSDYFSLGEFSAKWDPVPTMLTQNHTVLVKGFMGQTTAFNRNTIKSNVLVLGENKTNREARYIHGTKGKGMFTFYGGHDPEDYSHRVNDPKTELDLHPTSPGYRLILNNVLFPAAKKKKQKT from the coding sequence ATGAAAAAACTCCTCACAATCTTAACATTTCTCTTAATATCAAACTCAATTTGGGCATCATTTATTTATATCCCTATGAGCCATGATAACCAAGTAAACCACTTAAAATCATACGGAATTGTCTATTTTTCTTTAGAAGCAGGTTTAAAATCTAAATGGTTATTAAATTATGATGGAGGTGCTTTTTTAATTGAAAACAATAAAATTGCAGAAAATGAATGTAAAATACGTGGTGTTTCTTATCAAATAATTTCGGATGCAAAAGCACAATTAATATTACAAGAAATTTCATCACCATCTTCTAATCAAGATGCTATAATTTTAGAAAAAGCACCAAAAATAGTAGTCTATTCCCCAGAAGATAAAATGCCTTGGGACGATGCTGTTACAATGGTTTTAACGTATGCTGAGATTCCGTTTGATGTGATTTATGATAAAGAAGTTTTAGAAGATAAACTACTATTATATGAGTGGTTGCATTTACATCACGAAGATTTTACGGGGCAATATGGTAAGTTTTACGGTTCTTTTAGAACTGCCCCTTGGTATTTAGAAGCTAAGAAAAATTCAGAAAAAAAAGCTTTAGAATTAGGGTTTTCTAAGGTTTCTGAAGAGAAATTAGCTGTTGCAAAAAAAATAAGAGATTATGTAATTGGTGGTGGTTTTATGTTTGCCATGTGTTCTGCAACCGATAGTTTTGATATTGCTTTATCTGCAGAAGGAGTAGATATTGCCGAAGCAATGTTTGATGGAGATGCTTCTGACTTAAACTATCAATCGAAAATAAATTATAATAAAACCTTTGCTTTTAAAGACTTTCAATTGGTTAAAAACCCAAGAACGTACGAGTTTTCTAATATAGATACGACTGATAAGCGAATAATTCCTAAAACTTCAGATTATTTTTCTTTAGGTGAGTTTTCTGCAAAATGGGATCCAGTGCCAACGATGTTAACACAAAATCATACTGTTTTAGTAAAAGGGTTTATGGGGCAAACTACGGCGTTTAATAGAAATACGATTAAATCTAATGTATTGGTTTTAGGTGAAAATAAAACCAATAGAGAAGCTCGTTATATTCATGGAACTAAAGGAAAAGGAATGTTTACTTTTTATGGAGGTCATGATCCAGAAGATTATTCACACAGAGTAAACGATCCAAAAACGGAATTAGATTTACACCCAACTTCACCAGGTTATCGCTTAATTTTAAATAATGTGTTGTTTCCTGCTGCAAAGAAAAAGAAACAAAAAACATAG
- a CDS encoding transketolase has translation MPTTQQLQDFTQQVRRDILRMVHKVNSGHPGGSLGCAEFITCLYQEVMDYSTDFTMDGKNEDLFFLSNGHISPVFYSVLAHSGFFPVEELSTFRLLNSRLQGHPTTHEGLPGVRIASGSLGQGMSNALGAAQAKKLNGDDKIVYSLHGDGELQEGQNWEAIMYASAKKVDNIICTIDLNKKQIDGTTDEVLAMGSIRAKFEAFDWDVIDVEKGNDIEAILAGLAEAKALTGKGKPVCILLHTEMGNGVDFMMHTHAWHGKAPSDEQLENALAQNPATLGDY, from the coding sequence ATGCCAACAACACAACAATTACAAGATTTTACGCAACAAGTTCGTAGAGATATATTACGCATGGTTCATAAAGTTAACTCTGGTCACCCAGGTGGTTCTTTAGGATGTGCAGAATTTATTACTTGCTTATATCAAGAAGTAATGGACTATTCTACAGATTTTACAATGGACGGAAAGAATGAAGATTTATTCTTCCTTTCAAACGGACATATTTCTCCAGTATTTTATAGTGTTTTGGCGCATAGTGGATTTTTCCCAGTAGAAGAATTATCAACTTTTAGATTGTTGAATTCTCGTTTACAAGGTCACCCAACTACGCATGAAGGTTTACCTGGTGTAAGAATTGCTTCTGGATCTTTAGGTCAAGGAATGTCTAATGCTTTAGGTGCTGCACAAGCAAAAAAGTTAAATGGAGACGATAAAATAGTATATAGTTTACATGGTGATGGTGAATTGCAAGAAGGACAGAACTGGGAAGCGATTATGTACGCATCAGCAAAAAAAGTAGACAACATTATTTGTACAATCGATTTAAACAAAAAACAAATTGACGGGACTACAGATGAAGTTTTAGCAATGGGAAGCATTAGAGCTAAATTTGAAGCTTTTGATTGGGACGTTATTGATGTTGAGAAAGGGAATGATATTGAGGCGATTTTAGCTGGTTTAGCTGAAGCGAAAGCATTAACAGGAAAAGGAAAACCAGTTTGTATTTTATTACATACAGAAATGGGGAATGGTGTAGATTTTATGATGCATACACATGCTTGGCATGGTAAAGCACCAAGTGATGAGCAGTTAGAAAATGCATTAGCTCAAAATCCTGCAACTTTAGGAGATTACTAA
- the bshA gene encoding N-acetyl-alpha-D-glucosaminyl L-malate synthase BshA produces the protein MKIGIVCYPTFGGSGVVATELGMALADKGHEVHFITYNQPVRLDFLTHNLHFHQVVIEEYPLFEYQPYELALSSKMVEVVQEYDLEVLHVHYAIPHACAAYMAKQMLKEKGLDVRVVTTLHGTDITLVGSHPTYKTAVEFSINNSDVVTAVSNNLKETTNTLFNITKDIKVIYNFIDVEKYDNAHDTECNRIAIAKPHERILTHISNFRPVKRVEDVIKIFHEVQKEIPSKLLLVGEGPERINAENLVNKLKISKDVLFLGNSSEVAKVLCYSDIFLLPSQTESFGLAALEAMAAKTPVISTNTGGLPEVNIHGVTGYLSNLGDVTDMAKNAISILKDDKTLEKFKNNAREHTKRFSLENILPVYEEIYKSCYKNKV, from the coding sequence ATGAAAATAGGAATTGTTTGTTACCCAACATTTGGGGGAAGTGGAGTAGTAGCTACAGAGTTAGGAATGGCTTTAGCAGATAAAGGACATGAAGTTCATTTTATCACATATAACCAACCGGTTCGTTTAGATTTTTTAACCCATAACTTACATTTTCACCAAGTAGTAATTGAAGAATATCCTCTTTTTGAATATCAACCTTATGAATTAGCATTGTCTAGTAAAATGGTAGAAGTTGTTCAAGAATATGACTTAGAAGTTTTACATGTACATTACGCAATACCACATGCGTGTGCTGCATATATGGCAAAGCAAATGTTAAAGGAAAAAGGTTTAGATGTTAGAGTTGTTACTACTTTACATGGAACTGATATTACTTTAGTAGGTAGTCACCCTACATATAAAACAGCTGTAGAGTTTAGTATTAATAATTCTGATGTAGTTACTGCGGTTTCTAACAATTTAAAAGAAACCACAAATACATTATTTAATATCACTAAAGATATAAAAGTGATATATAATTTTATTGATGTAGAAAAGTATGATAATGCACATGATACTGAATGTAATAGAATAGCAATTGCTAAACCACACGAACGTATTTTAACGCATATTAGTAATTTTAGACCTGTAAAAAGAGTAGAGGATGTGATTAAGATTTTTCACGAAGTTCAGAAAGAAATTCCTTCTAAATTATTATTAGTTGGTGAAGGACCAGAAAGAATAAATGCTGAGAACTTAGTAAATAAATTAAAAATTTCTAAGGATGTACTTTTCTTAGGAAATAGTTCTGAAGTAGCTAAAGTTTTGTGTTATTCTGATATCTTTTTATTACCATCTCAAACAGAGAGTTTTGGTTTAGCAGCATTAGAAGCTATGGCAGCAAAAACACCTGTAATTTCTACTAATACAGGAGGATTACCAGAAGTTAATATACATGGAGTTACCGGTTATTTAAGCAATTTAGGAGATGTAACGGATATGGCAAAAAACGCAATATCTATTTTAAAAGATGATAAAACCTTAGAAAAGTTTAAAAATAACGCAAGAGAACATACTAAAAGGTTTTCATTAGAAAATATACTACCGGTTTATGAAGAAATTTATAAATCTTGTTATAAAAATAAAGTTTAA
- a CDS encoding DUF937 domain-containing protein produces the protein MAGILDILNSDLGKQIISGVSGSTGNDTSKTSSVLTMALPVLMKAMERNSATPEGAAGLMGALSGKHDGSILDNLGGLFDGGVDESVKQDGAGILGHILGSKQQGVEQVIGQKSGLDAGSVANILKVAAPILMGVLAKKSKENNVTDSSGLGGLLGGMLGGSDAANEQSFLEKILDADGDGSVVDDVAGMLLGGDNKNSGGIGSMLGGLFGK, from the coding sequence ATGGCAGGTATTTTAGACATATTAAATAGTGATTTAGGAAAACAAATAATCTCAGGAGTTTCTGGGTCAACAGGAAATGACACAAGTAAAACAAGTAGTGTTTTAACAATGGCTTTACCAGTGTTAATGAAAGCTATGGAGAGAAACTCCGCTACACCAGAAGGTGCTGCTGGATTAATGGGTGCTCTATCTGGTAAACATGATGGTAGTATTTTAGACAATCTTGGTGGTTTATTTGATGGAGGTGTAGACGAAAGTGTAAAACAAGATGGTGCTGGAATTTTAGGACATATTTTAGGAAGTAAACAACAAGGTGTTGAGCAAGTCATTGGTCAGAAATCTGGTTTAGATGCTGGTTCTGTTGCAAACATTTTAAAAGTAGCTGCACCAATATTAATGGGTGTTTTAGCAAAAAAATCTAAAGAAAACAACGTTACAGATTCTTCTGGATTAGGAGGTTTATTGGGCGGAATGTTAGGTGGTAGCGATGCAGCTAACGAACAAAGTTTCTTAGAAAAAATATTAGATGCAGACGGAGATGGTAGTGTTGTAGATGATGTTGCTGGAATGCTTTTAGGTGGTGATAATAAAAATTCTGGAGGAATTGGTAGTATGTTAGGTGGGCTTTTTGGAAAATAA
- a CDS encoding dicarboxylate/amino acid:cation symporter codes for MKKLALHWKILIGMVLGILFGFIMNSVEGGKGFVTDWIKPFGTIFINLLKLIAVPLILASLIKGISDLKDISKIKKMGIRTMVIYMLTTLVAIVIGLGIVNVVKPGAGMSADTIEKIKVKYETSSDVVDKLTKASAQSNTGPLQSLVDIFPSNIFTSLSDASMLQIIFFALFVGVSLLLIPEKKAKPLMNFFDSLNEVVMKMVDLIMLFAPYAVFALLSNVIIAFDDTEILLKLLVYALCVVGGLLLMIGFYLILVSVYTKKSPLWFLKQISPAQLLAFSTSSSAATLPVTMERVEEHLGVDPEVAGFVLPVGATINMDGTSLYQAIAAVFIMQVIWPEGLTFSNQLVIVATALLASIGSAAVPSAGMVMLVIVLESIGFPAELLPIGLALIFAVDRPLDMMRTTVNVTGDATVAMIIAKSLDKLHDDPKPKDWDDNYEDVK; via the coding sequence ATGAAAAAACTAGCATTACACTGGAAGATTTTAATTGGTATGGTTCTTGGAATTCTTTTCGGTTTCATCATGAACTCTGTTGAAGGAGGTAAAGGTTTTGTTACAGATTGGATAAAACCATTTGGTACCATTTTTATAAACTTATTAAAACTAATTGCAGTACCCCTAATTTTGGCCTCTTTAATTAAAGGAATTTCTGATTTAAAAGATATTTCTAAAATTAAAAAAATGGGAATTAGAACTATGGTTATCTACATGTTAACCACATTGGTTGCTATTGTAATTGGCTTAGGTATTGTTAATGTGGTAAAACCAGGAGCAGGTATGTCTGCAGACACTATAGAGAAGATAAAGGTTAAATATGAAACATCTTCTGATGTTGTAGATAAATTAACAAAAGCAAGTGCACAAAGTAATACAGGACCACTACAGTCTTTAGTCGATATTTTTCCGAGTAATATTTTTACATCATTAAGTGATGCAAGTATGCTTCAAATTATCTTTTTTGCACTATTTGTCGGCGTTTCTCTATTATTAATTCCAGAGAAAAAAGCAAAACCATTAATGAACTTCTTTGATTCCTTAAATGAAGTTGTCATGAAAATGGTAGATTTAATTATGCTTTTTGCTCCGTATGCAGTATTTGCGCTATTATCAAATGTTATTATTGCTTTTGATGATACAGAAATCCTTTTAAAACTTTTAGTCTATGCACTTTGTGTAGTTGGAGGTTTATTATTGATGATAGGATTCTATCTAATTTTAGTGAGTGTTTATACAAAAAAATCACCTCTTTGGTTTTTAAAACAAATAAGTCCGGCGCAATTATTAGCATTTTCAACAAGTTCTAGCGCTGCAACCTTACCAGTAACTATGGAAAGGGTAGAAGAACATTTAGGTGTAGATCCAGAAGTAGCTGGTTTTGTTTTACCAGTAGGAGCCACTATTAATATGGATGGTACAAGTTTGTACCAAGCCATTGCAGCAGTTTTTATTATGCAAGTAATATGGCCAGAAGGACTTACATTTTCTAATCAGCTTGTTATTGTAGCCACGGCTTTATTAGCTTCCATTGGTTCTGCAGCTGTACCTAGTGCAGGTATGGTTATGTTGGTTATTGTTTTAGAATCTATAGGTTTTCCAGCGGAATTATTACCAATTGGATTGGCGCTTATTTTTGCTGTAGACAGGCCTTTAGATATGATGAGAACCACTGTAAATGTAACGGGAGATGCTACTGTAGCTATGATAATTGCTAAGTCGTTAGATAAATTACATGATGATCCTAAACCGAAAGATTGGGATGATAATTATGAAGATGTAAAGTAG
- a CDS encoding sulfurtransferase, with product MMSLKISKPIVSVAWLQEHLDHKNLIILDCTIPKVTEKSNAVNSDEKLQIKGAIFFDIKNTFSDVNGKFPNTILSPKEFEYKAQELGINNNSLIVCYDDLGVYSSPRVWWMFQLMGFTNVAVLDGGLPKWIEHKYPIEKQQNNSRSKGNFKTNYQSGKIKFTNDILSAINNKTILIADARSKGRFNSTESEPRSDVKGGHIPNSVSLPFSEIIENGTFKSEEALKVIFNEINPKKKPFIFSCGTGITASVLALGAEISGSKNYAVYDGSWTEWGSTENLPIEI from the coding sequence ATGATGTCCTTAAAAATATCAAAACCGATAGTTTCCGTAGCTTGGTTACAAGAGCATTTAGATCATAAAAATCTGATTATTTTAGATTGTACGATTCCAAAAGTTACAGAAAAGTCTAATGCCGTTAATTCTGATGAAAAGTTACAGATTAAAGGCGCTATTTTTTTTGATATTAAAAACACTTTTTCAGATGTAAACGGAAAATTTCCGAACACCATTTTATCTCCAAAAGAATTTGAATATAAAGCACAAGAATTAGGTATTAATAATAATAGTCTTATTGTTTGTTATGACGATTTAGGAGTATATTCTTCACCAAGAGTTTGGTGGATGTTTCAATTAATGGGATTTACAAACGTTGCTGTTTTAGATGGAGGTTTACCTAAATGGATAGAACATAAATATCCTATTGAAAAACAACAAAATAATTCACGTTCAAAAGGTAATTTTAAGACTAATTATCAATCAGGAAAAATAAAATTTACAAACGATATTTTGAGTGCAATTAATAATAAAACTATTTTAATTGCAGATGCACGCTCTAAAGGTCGTTTTAATAGTACTGAATCAGAACCAAGAAGTGATGTAAAAGGAGGTCATATTCCTAATTCTGTAAGTTTGCCTTTTAGTGAGATAATAGAAAATGGGACTTTTAAGTCTGAAGAAGCATTAAAGGTTATTTTTAATGAAATAAACCCAAAAAAGAAACCTTTTATTTTTTCTTGCGGAACAGGAATCACTGCATCTGTGTTGGCTTTGGGCGCAGAAATATCAGGATCTAAAAACTATGCTGTTTATGATGGTTCTTGGACAGAGTGGGGAAGTACGGAGAATTTACCAATAGAAATTTAA
- the fahA gene encoding fumarylacetoacetase, which translates to MIITANNPNRKSWLKVDKDSDFPIQNIPFGVFITRDDIITIGSRIGNFAIDLGAFHQLGYFEGIPLTDDIFLQDNLNDFIADGRKTWRLVRNRIAEVFDVTNGTLRDNANHKDKIIFRMDEVEMLIPVAVGDYTDFYASKEHATNVGSLFRDPENALLPNWLHIPIGYHGRSSSIVPSGTKIRRPYGQTKPEEGSNTPGFGPSQLLDFELEMAFITTDANVLGDRIPIEETEEYIFGLVQFNDWSARDIQAWEYVPLGPFLGKSFASTISPWIVTLDALEPFRVESPKQVHEPLPYLKQKGKGSYDIHLQVGIQPENGKETIVSNSNFKYMYWTMAQQLAHHTVNGCPVEAGDLMGSGTISGPTKDSYGSMLELTWRGQNPIKLNDGTERKFINDNDTVIMRAHCKNDKVRIGFGECVGKILPAK; encoded by the coding sequence ATGATCATAACAGCAAATAATCCTAATAGAAAATCTTGGTTAAAAGTAGACAAAGATTCAGACTTCCCTATTCAAAACATTCCCTTTGGTGTTTTCATAACAAGAGATGATATTATTACTATTGGTAGTAGAATTGGAAATTTTGCTATAGATTTAGGTGCTTTTCATCAATTAGGTTATTTTGAAGGGATACCATTAACTGATGATATTTTTCTACAAGATAATTTAAATGATTTTATTGCGGATGGTCGTAAAACTTGGCGTTTGGTTAGAAACAGAATTGCTGAAGTTTTTGATGTTACCAATGGAACTTTAAGAGATAATGCCAATCATAAAGATAAAATAATCTTTAGAATGGACGAAGTAGAAATGTTAATACCTGTTGCTGTAGGTGATTATACAGATTTTTATGCAAGTAAAGAACACGCTACCAATGTAGGTTCTTTGTTTAGAGATCCAGAAAATGCATTGCTACCAAATTGGTTACACATACCTATAGGTTACCACGGTAGAAGTTCTTCGATAGTGCCATCAGGAACAAAAATTAGAAGACCTTACGGACAAACAAAACCTGAAGAAGGAAGTAATACTCCTGGTTTTGGTCCTTCTCAATTATTAGATTTTGAGCTAGAAATGGCATTTATAACCACAGATGCAAACGTTTTAGGTGATAGAATTCCGATTGAAGAAACGGAAGAATATATATTTGGATTGGTGCAATTTAACGATTGGTCTGCAAGAGACATTCAAGCTTGGGAATATGTACCATTAGGCCCATTTTTAGGAAAAAGTTTTGCATCTACCATATCTCCTTGGATTGTAACATTAGATGCTTTAGAGCCTTTTAGAGTAGAAAGCCCTAAACAAGTACATGAGCCATTACCGTATTTAAAACAAAAAGGAAAAGGAAGTTACGATATTCATTTACAAGTTGGTATACAACCAGAAAATGGAAAAGAAACCATCGTTTCTAATTCTAATTTTAAATACATGTATTGGACTATGGCACAGCAATTGGCACATCATACTGTGAATGGTTGTCCTGTAGAAGCTGGAGATTTAATGGGATCTGGTACTATTTCTGGTCCAACAAAAGATAGTTACGGTTCTATGTTAGAGTTAACTTGGCGAGGACAAAACCCAATTAAGTTAAACGATGGTACAGAGCGTAAATTTATAAATGATAACGATACTGTAATTATGCGTGCACATTGTAAAAATGATAAAGTACGTATTGGTTTTGGAGAATGTGTAGGTAAAATTCTACCTGCTAAATAG